CATGGTGAACGAGTTGATTGACGAGCTAGTCGAGCCCGAGAGCGAGACGAGCAAGTCCGAGGATTCCTCGAAGCCAGACGCATGAGCTATTTCCCGCAGTTGGCCGAGCGCTTCAGCGAACTCTTCGCCAGCATCGCGAACGACAGGGTCTTGGTTCTCGGTCATGCCCGTCCAGACGGTGACTGTATCGGCGCCCAGTTGGGGTTGGTCAGGTTGCTGCGTTCGGAAGGGGTAGATGCGGTGGCCTACAACGCTGACCCCGTGCCAGACGCGCTTTCATTCCTCATGGAGGAAACCGGTATCGAAAAATTCAGCGCCGAAGCGTTGGACGGTAGCTCGCTGCTCTTCGTCGATTGCGCGGACGAAGGTCGGATCGGACCGAAATCGAGCAAGCTGATCGAGGGGAGCAATTATCTCGGCAATATTGATCACCACATTTCGAATACAAATTTCGCTCATTTCAATTTGGTGGAGCCGACCAGCGCGGCGACCTGCGAAATCATCGCGGGGCTCGCTTTCGATTTCGGTTGGGATGTCGATCCGCTGACGGCCCAGTGCCTGCTCACGGGTATCATGACCGATACCGGCCGCTACTCTTATGCGGCAACTACGAGCCGCGTCTTCGAACTGAGCGCCCGCTTGGTGGATTGCGGAGCTCGTCCGGTAACCACCGCTCAATCGCTTTACGAGAACGAGCCCATGTGCCGTTTGGAATTGTTGCAGCGTTTCCTCGCCACCTTGACGACCCGTTGCGACGGGAAACTGGGAACGGGCTATGTGCTGCATAAGGACTTTTTGGATACAGGGGCCAAGTACGAGCACACGGAGGGATTCGTGGACTTCACCCGTTCGATTGAGGGCGTCAAGATTGGCGTCTACTTCGAAGAGAAAAAGTCGACCGTGAAGGGAAGTTTCCGCGCCGAGTCTGCCGCGTATCGCGTGGACAAGCTGGCTCGTCAATTCGGTGGAGGCGGACACGCCTGCGCCGCTGCGTTCAGCACGGACGCGTCCTTGGACGAGATTCAACCCAGAGTTTTCGCTGCCATCGAGCAGCGCCTTGCGGAAGTAGAGCAGGGGATAGACGTTTAGAACAATGGAACAGAAAAGAGATCTTGAAGGCGTTTTGCTAATCGACAAGCCCACTGGGATGACATCCCACGATGTGGTGGACCAGGTGCGCCGGAAATTGAGAATGAAACGAATCGGCCACGCGGGAACCTTGGACCCGATGGCCACTGGACTTCTTATTATCCTCGTGGGCAAGGCGACGAAGCTCTCGCAATACTTGATGAGTTTGGACAAGACCTATTCCGGCACGATCAAGCTTGGGGAGTCGACCAATACCCAAGACGCAGACGGAGAGATCACGGTCACCAAGCCGCTGCCGGAGGGCCTCACTCAGTTGAAGGCCCAGTTCGCCATGAGCGATTTCGTGGGCGACCAGTACCAGACGCCACCGATGTTCTCGGCCGTTAAGATCAAGGGGCAGCGCCTCTACAAGCTCGCTCGGAAAGGGCAGGAAGTGGAGCGCGAACCCCGCTTTATCCGCGTATCCAAATTTGAGATCACTCGTTTCGATCTTCCCGAAATCGACTTTACGCTCGATTGCTCGAAGGGCACCTACGTGCGTACCTTGGCCAACGATTTCGGCGAAAAGCTCGGTTGCGGCGCGCACTTGACGGCTCTGCGCCGCGACGCCTCGAACGATTTCGATACCTCGCGAGCCCTGCCTCTCGACACCTTCAAGGAGATGGAAATCTCGGAGATCGAGAAAAAGCTGATTCCAGCTCACGAGGCAATGCCCGAGAATCGTCTCTAGCTTTTGAATACGAAGATGGGCAGGACCTTGCAGTACGAAACGTTAAAGTCGGCGAATTACGCTGCCGACTGTCCTGTTCATCTCGCCATCGGCATGTTCGATGGGCTTCATCGTGGCCATCAGTTGGTCATCGAATCGGCGAAAAAAGCTGCCAGCGCCAGCGGCGGCGTTTGCGGGGCCCTCACGTTTTGGCCCCATCCTAGCCGATTGTTTCGCCCCGACGACCCGGCTCGCATGATTCTGAACCCCGAGCTGAAGCGTCTCGAGTTGGCCAAGCTTGGCTTGGACTTTATCGTGGAAGAGCCTTTTACCCGTGAATTCGCAGCCATCGAGGCGGCGCAATTCCTCGCTCACTTGAAGTCGGAAGTGCCGTCGCTGTCGTCCGTGCACGCGGGCGAGAATTGGCGGTTCGGCAAGGGACGCACCGGCGATATGACCGAGTTGCAACGTCAAGGTGAGACGACGGGTGTAGACGTGAACGCGGTTCCCTGCCTGGACTCCGGATCGGAAAGGGTTAGCAGTACGCGTATCAGGAATCTGCTGACGACCGGAAACCTTTGCGAAGCGAATGAGCTTCTCGGCTACCATTATTACAGCATCGGCACGGTGACGCAGGGGAAGCGAATGGGGCGGACGATCGATGCGCCTACCTTGAATCTTCCTTTCGAGGGCGACCTCAAGCCCGCTTACGGGGTTTATGCAGTGAGCGTATCGGACGTGTCCTTAGGGCATGAATACAAGGCTGTCGCCAACTTTGGACTGCGTCCTACGGTAGAGATGACGAACAAGCCTCTGCTGGAAGCTTACCT
Above is a window of Pelagicoccus enzymogenes DNA encoding:
- a CDS encoding DHH family phosphoesterase; translated protein: MSYFPQLAERFSELFASIANDRVLVLGHARPDGDCIGAQLGLVRLLRSEGVDAVAYNADPVPDALSFLMEETGIEKFSAEALDGSSLLFVDCADEGRIGPKSSKLIEGSNYLGNIDHHISNTNFAHFNLVEPTSAATCEIIAGLAFDFGWDVDPLTAQCLLTGIMTDTGRYSYAATTSRVFELSARLVDCGARPVTTAQSLYENEPMCRLELLQRFLATLTTRCDGKLGTGYVLHKDFLDTGAKYEHTEGFVDFTRSIEGVKIGVYFEEKKSTVKGSFRAESAAYRVDKLARQFGGGGHACAAAFSTDASLDEIQPRVFAAIEQRLAEVEQGIDV
- the truB gene encoding tRNA pseudouridine(55) synthase TruB — translated: MEQKRDLEGVLLIDKPTGMTSHDVVDQVRRKLRMKRIGHAGTLDPMATGLLIILVGKATKLSQYLMSLDKTYSGTIKLGESTNTQDADGEITVTKPLPEGLTQLKAQFAMSDFVGDQYQTPPMFSAVKIKGQRLYKLARKGQEVEREPRFIRVSKFEITRFDLPEIDFTLDCSKGTYVRTLANDFGEKLGCGAHLTALRRDASNDFDTSRALPLDTFKEMEISEIEKKLIPAHEAMPENRL
- the ribF gene encoding riboflavin biosynthesis protein RibF; this translates as MNTKMGRTLQYETLKSANYAADCPVHLAIGMFDGLHRGHQLVIESAKKAASASGGVCGALTFWPHPSRLFRPDDPARMILNPELKRLELAKLGLDFIVEEPFTREFAAIEAAQFLAHLKSEVPSLSSVHAGENWRFGKGRTGDMTELQRQGETTGVDVNAVPCLDSGSERVSSTRIRNLLTTGNLCEANELLGYHYYSIGTVTQGKRMGRTIDAPTLNLPFEGDLKPAYGVYAVSVSDVSLGHEYKAVANFGLRPTVEMTNKPLLEAYLLEKCPFDYGHRLKVVWHAFLRQEQKFAGVDELKRQIAKDVEEAKAFFGRSDLGREGGAS